The proteins below come from a single Campylobacter sp. CCUG 57310 genomic window:
- a CDS encoding ATP-binding protein, with translation MANENFKVSPRILSHLGEDLIKSEDMALLELVKNAYDANATLCSVFFEFNKDRNKLEKIIIEDNGDGMSAYIIKNIWLVIGTEYKHKQISKSLNNNDTSKRIPLGEKGIGRLGVHKLGEKILLISRRIDSKEVELAIDWGKLREIDNIDDFKVLITENDTPKYFKSKTGTKIIISELKSEWNNRQIRNVHRSINSLNSPFDDVNDDFKVNISSNSDIFKGLPEFKDIVGAALYLGKATIAGDKIVNIEYKFKPWETLLQVKNGREKTTKDFQSYELELKSYSGKKEIPIDLSKFKIGKIEFDIAIFDLDSQIFSWVNTEKTSVKEYLKENGGIRVYRDGVRVYDYGEKDNDWLGIDIRRVRRLGGNISNHIVIGSVKINRLESLDLKEKTNREGFVENEAYQAFVDAINYTLDLIVNERNEDKARLTTLYKKHKVMEPVLSDLDELLNLVREKVSEDDLKQDIIRYIYRINKQYTEVKEILIKSANAGLNLSVVIHEIEKLIASLFHTIDNNQKEKALSLSKQLEKIIQGYSILIKSSKIKKGLLSSIVKTAVDNYEFRFEDHKIEILLDSTENLEAYYAKSETIAVLTNLLDNSIFWLSYSRTPNASISLYVTDKIINGHGSIVVSDNGPGFGLPTDIAIKPFITKKPNSIGSGLGLHIADEMMKAMKGKMLFLDEQDINFPGEVIEKGATKAIVALCFPMQ, from the coding sequence ATGGCGAATGAAAATTTTAAAGTATCTCCTAGAATTTTATCCCATCTAGGTGAAGACTTGATAAAAAGTGAAGATATGGCTTTGCTTGAGCTAGTTAAAAACGCTTATGATGCCAACGCTACACTTTGTTCAGTATTTTTTGAATTTAATAAAGATAGAAATAAGCTAGAAAAAATAATAATAGAGGACAATGGCGACGGAATGAGCGCATATATCATAAAAAATATCTGGCTTGTCATAGGAACCGAGTATAAACATAAACAAATTAGCAAAAGTTTAAACAATAATGACACAAGCAAAAGAATACCATTAGGGGAAAAAGGTATAGGTAGATTAGGCGTTCATAAACTAGGAGAGAAAATTTTGCTAATTAGCAGGCGGATCGATAGCAAAGAAGTCGAGCTTGCAATAGACTGGGGCAAGCTTAGAGAAATCGATAATATAGATGACTTTAAAGTTTTAATTACCGAAAACGATACTCCAAAATATTTTAAATCAAAAACCGGAACAAAAATAATTATATCAGAATTAAAGTCAGAGTGGAACAATAGACAAATTAGGAACGTACATAGATCCATAAATTCGTTAAATAGTCCATTTGACGATGTTAATGATGATTTTAAAGTTAACATATCTTCAAATAGCGATATTTTTAAAGGTCTTCCAGAATTTAAAGATATCGTAGGCGCAGCTTTGTATTTAGGTAAAGCCACTATCGCAGGCGATAAAATAGTAAATATAGAATATAAATTTAAGCCTTGGGAAACGCTCTTGCAAGTAAAAAACGGAAGAGAAAAAACAACCAAGGATTTTCAATCATATGAATTAGAACTAAAAAGTTATTCCGGAAAAAAGGAAATTCCGATAGATCTCTCAAAATTTAAGATAGGAAAAATAGAATTTGATATAGCGATATTTGATCTAGATAGTCAAATATTTAGTTGGGTAAATACTGAAAAAACATCCGTAAAAGAGTACTTAAAAGAAAATGGAGGTATTCGTGTCTATCGCGATGGAGTAAGAGTATATGATTATGGAGAAAAAGACAATGATTGGCTGGGTATAGACATAAGAAGAGTTCGTAGGCTTGGTGGAAATATAAGCAACCATATTGTTATAGGTTCGGTAAAAATTAATAGACTGGAAAGCTTGGATCTCAAAGAAAAAACAAACCGTGAAGGATTTGTCGAAAACGAAGCGTATCAAGCATTTGTTGATGCTATTAATTATACTCTTGATTTAATTGTAAATGAAAGAAATGAAGACAAAGCGCGATTAACAACTCTATATAAAAAACATAAAGTTATGGAGCCAGTTTTATCGGATTTAGACGAGTTGTTAAATCTTGTTAGAGAGAAAGTATCGGAAGACGACTTAAAACAAGACATCATAAGATATATTTATAGAATCAACAAGCAATATACTGAAGTTAAAGAAATTTTAATAAAAAGTGCAAATGCCGGATTAAATTTAAGTGTAGTTATACACGAAATAGAAAAACTAATAGCTTCATTATTTCATACTATCGACAATAATCAAAAAGAGAAGGCTCTAAGCCTATCAAAGCAACTTGAAAAGATTATACAAGGATACTCTATATTAATAAAGTCTTCTAAAATAAAAAAAGGATTATTGTCAAGCATAGTTAAAACAGCTGTCGATAACTATGAATTTCGTTTCGAAGATCACAAGATCGAAATCTTGCTTGATTCGACTGAAAATTTAGAAGCTTACTATGCAAAAAGCGAGACGATCGCAGTTCTTACAAATTTGCTGGACAACTCTATATTTTGGCTCTCTTATTCAAGAACACCAAACGCAAGCATATCTCTTTACGTAACAGACAAGATAATAAACGGTCACGGTTCTATAGTTGTATCCGACAATGGTCCAGGGTTTGGTTTGCCTACAGATATAGCGATAAAGCCGTTTATTACAAAAAAACCAAATAGTATAGGCTCTGGACTTGGTTTACATATAGCGGATGAAATGATGAAAGCCATGAAAGGAAAAATGCTATTTTTAGATGAGCAAGATATAAATTTTCCTGGCGAAGTCATAGAAAAAGGCGCAACCAAAGCTATTGTAGCGTTATGTTTTCCGATGCAATAG
- a CDS encoding very short patch repair endonuclease, producing the protein MPDIFTKQKRSEIMSQIHNKDTKLEIIVRKFLFANGFRYRKNDKRYPGKPDIVLPKYKTIVFIHGCFWHGHDCKVGALPKSKQDFWHKKIASNINRDKKNVKIIEESGWKVYIIWGCELIGIFRDNTLEKLKSFLIENKPR; encoded by the coding sequence ATGCCAGATATTTTTACAAAACAAAAACGATCCGAGATAATGTCGCAAATTCATAATAAAGATACAAAGCTTGAAATTATAGTAAGAAAATTTCTATTCGCAAATGGTTTTAGGTACAGAAAAAACGATAAGCGCTATCCAGGCAAACCGGACATAGTATTACCAAAATATAAAACTATTGTATTTATACACGGTTGTTTCTGGCATGGACACGATTGCAAAGTCGGTGCATTGCCGAAAAGCAAACAAGACTTTTGGCACAAAAAAATAGCTTCCAATATAAACAGAGACAAGAAAAATGTAAAAATAATTGAAGAATCTGGATGGAAAGTGTATATAATTTGGGGGTGTGAGCTCATTGGCATATTTAGAGATAATACATTGGAAAAATTAAAATCATTTTTAATTGAAAATAAACCTCGGTAA